A genome region from Anolis carolinensis isolate JA03-04 chromosome 6, rAnoCar3.1.pri, whole genome shotgun sequence includes the following:
- the septin1 gene encoding septin-1 yields MDKDYVGFATLPTQVHRKSVKKGFDFTLMVAGESGLGKSTLINSLFLTDLYKDRVLPDAQERIPQTMEIVKHAIDIEEKGVKVKLTVIDTPGFGDAVDNTECWKPIAHYIDCQFEQYFRDESGLDRKNIQDGRVHCCLYVLSPFGHGLRPLDIAFLQAIHDKVNIVPVIGKADSLTPTEVQHKKEKIRSELEENGIRIYEFPECDSDEDEEFKAQDAEMKHSIPFAVIGSSQVVRELTDKVFRGRQYPWGTVEVENSAHCDFLKLRNMLIQTHMQDLKDVTHEVHYENYRAQCIQSLTRTGVRDRSSRAKLSRQSATEMPLLPLVETEKLIREKDEELRRMQEMLQKMQAQMLQSQGEQSDSL; encoded by the exons ATG GACAAAGATTATGTTGGCTTTGCCACCCTGCCCACCCAAGTCCACAGAAAGTCTGTGAAGAAAGGCTTTGACTTCACGCTGATGGTGGCAG GAGAATCAGGACTTGGAAAATCCACTCTTATCAACAGCCTCTTCTTGACAGATCTGTATAAAGATCGTGTGCTTCCAGATGCTCAAG AGAGGATTCCCCAGACTATGGAAATTGTCAAGCATGCTATCGATATTGAAGAGAAAGGAGTGAAAGTTAAACTGACAGTGATCGATACCCCAGGATTTGGGGATGCAGTGGACAACACTGAGTG ctgGAAGCCAATTGCCCATTACATTGATTGCCAGTTTGAGCAGTATTTTCGTGATGAGAGTGGCTTGGACCGTAAGAACATTCAGGACGGGCGCGTTCATTGCTGTCTTTATGTCTTATCACCTTTTGGACATGG TCTTCGCCCCCTAGATATTGCTTTCCTTCAAGCCATCCATGACAAAGTCAATATCGTGCCAGTGATCGGAAAAGCAGACAGCCTGACTCCAACAGAAGTGCAGCATAAGAAAGAGAAG ATCCGGTCGGAGTTAGAAGAAAACGGTATCCGCATTTATGAGTTCCCTGAATGTGACTCAGATGAGGACGAAGAGTTCAAAGCTCAGGATGCGGAGATGAAG CACAGCATCCCCTTTGCCGTCATCGGATCAAGCCAGGTGGTCCGAGAGCTGACAGACAAAGTATTCAGGGGAAGGCAATATCCCTGGGGAACAGTGGAAG TGGAAAACTCTGCGCACTGCGACTTCCTCAAGCTGCGAAATATGCTGATCCAAACCCATATGCAGGATTTGAAGGACGTGACCCATGAGGTTCATTATGAGAATTACCGCGCACAGTGCATCCAGAGCCTGACCAGAACTGGGGTTCGGGACCGCAGCAGCCGCGC GAAACTGTCCCGTCAAAGTGCCACAGAGATGCCACTCCTGCCTTTGGTTGAGACAGAGAAACTGATTCGTGAGAAAGATGAAGAG CTCCGTCGGATGCAGGAAATGCTACAGAAAATGCAGGCGCAGATGTTGCAGAGCCAGGGGGAACAGAGTGACAGCCTCTGA
- the dctpp1 gene encoding dCTP pyrophosphatase 1 — MMTLCKRDKEEEKYCRDLEKEADLKDWIRPVVEDEQMAACRVCESEVKANYAVLQHHMNSTKYQTCATPDCATPLDNAGLSLSKNCSNTMMKTEGSCSLACSQKTKEEETNKASAHDGLRNATEPFQFSAEPTLEDIRKLQIAFAAERGWGKYHQPRNLLLALVGEVGELAELFQWREDAPEGLPGWTASEREALSDELSDVLIYLVALANKCRVDLPTAALQKIEKNRLKYPVEKVYGSSKKYTEYQKE, encoded by the exons ATGATGACGTTGTGTAAGAGAGACAAAGAAGAGGAAAAGTACTGCAGAGACTTGGAGAAGGAGGCGGATTTGAAGGACTGGATTCGGCCTGTGGTGGAAGACGAGCAAATGGCGGCCTGCAGGGTCTGTGAGTCTGAGGTGAAAGCCAACTATGCCGTCCTCCAGCATCACATGAACTCCACCAAATATCAAACATGTGCCACTCCAGATTGTGCGACACCCCTTGATAATGCAGGACTTAGCCTTTCAAAGAATTGTAGTAATACCATGATGAAGACTGAG GGATCGTGCTCCTTGGCTTGTTCTCAGAAGACAAAAGAGGAGGAAACAAATAAGGCATCCGCGCATGACGGGCTCAGAAATGCAACAGAGCCTTTTCAGTTCAGCGCTGAACCCACCTTGGAAGACAT TCGCAAGCTCCAGATTGCATTTGCAGCAGAGCGTGGCTGGGGAAAGTACCACCAGCCTCGAAACCTGCTTCTTGCACTCGTTGGGGAAGTTGGAGAGTTGGCAGAACTCTT CCAGTGGCGGGAAGATGCCCCCGAAGGCCTGCCAGGATGGACAGCCTCCGAGCGCGAAGCCCTCTCTGATGAACTCAGTGACGTCCTCATTTACCTGGTGGCCCTTGCGAACAAATGCCGCGTGGACCTCCCCACAGCCGCCCTCCAGAAAATAGAGAAGAACCGCCTGAAGTACCCAGTTGAGAAAGTCTATGGGTCATCGAAGAAATACACCGAGTATCAGAAAGAATGA